A genomic window from Synechococcus sp. CBW1107 includes:
- a CDS encoding DUF389 domain-containing protein, with product MPRQRMRRLLTEFQQDARLDQVFVVLTLGSTLIATLGLLANSAAVVIGAMIIAPWITPLRATAFGILRGRLPQVIQGLVTLFVGAVITVTLSLLLGKLAGLPDFGNEVLSRTSPNLLDLGIALVAGGIAAYAKVRSEAVSSLAGTAIAVALVPPVCVMGLLLSADRWSLALGAGLLYLTNLMGILSGCLVVLAKSGPGLRHHMRRSRLSLISLALTAVLVVPLTSSFLDLVRRARQQTLQRQLQDTIQTLLVRETVTLGQEAQLDGMTIDWNQNPPLIRVVVRASRPDVPSPKQVAAVQKLVNERQGLRFRLVVERSAVEVVGPETAPNPQPENGKLPLPPAGTTAPEPPRPPPAAPGAGSRPVAPPPPPE from the coding sequence GTGCCACGTCAGCGCATGCGGCGGCTGCTCACCGAATTTCAGCAGGACGCCCGGCTGGATCAGGTGTTCGTTGTGCTCACCCTCGGCTCCACCCTGATCGCCACCCTCGGTCTGCTGGCCAACAGTGCCGCGGTGGTGATCGGGGCCATGATCATCGCCCCCTGGATCACGCCGCTGCGGGCCACCGCCTTCGGCATCTTGCGGGGTCGCCTGCCCCAGGTGATCCAGGGGCTGGTGACCCTGTTCGTGGGGGCCGTGATCACTGTCACCCTGTCGCTGCTGCTGGGTAAACTCGCCGGCTTGCCGGATTTCGGCAACGAGGTGCTCTCGCGCACGTCGCCGAACCTGCTGGATCTGGGCATCGCCCTGGTGGCGGGTGGCATCGCCGCCTACGCCAAGGTGCGCAGCGAAGCCGTGTCCTCGCTGGCTGGAACGGCCATCGCCGTGGCCCTGGTGCCACCGGTGTGCGTGATGGGGCTGCTGCTCTCCGCCGACAGGTGGAGCCTGGCCCTGGGCGCGGGCCTGCTCTACCTCACCAACCTGATGGGCATCCTCAGCGGCTGCCTGGTGGTGCTGGCCAAATCAGGGCCCGGGCTGCGTCACCACATGCGCCGCAGCCGGCTCAGCCTGATCAGCCTCGCCCTGACGGCCGTGCTTGTGGTTCCGCTCACCAGCAGCTTCCTTGATCTGGTGCGCCGGGCCCGTCAGCAGACGCTGCAGCGCCAGTTGCAGGACACGATCCAGACCCTGCTGGTGCGCGAGACCGTCACCCTGGGCCAGGAGGCCCAGCTCGATGGGATGACCATCGACTGGAACCAGAATCCCCCCCTGATCCGGGTGGTGGTGAGGGCCAGCCGGCCGGATGTGCCCAGTCCGAAGCAGGTGGCGGCGGTGCAGAAGCTGGTCAACGAGCGTCAGGGGCTGCGCTTTCGCCTGGTGGTCGAGCGCTCGGCTGTGGAAGTGGTGGGTCCTGAGACGGCACCCAATCCCCAGCCCGAGAACGGAAAGTTGCCACTGCCGCCCGCTGGAACGACCGCCCCCGAGCCGCCCAGGCCACCGCCGGCCGCACCTGGAGCGGGCAGCCGGCCCGTGGCGCCGCCGCCGCCGCCGGAGTAG
- a CDS encoding DUF1499 domain-containing protein, translated as MRTAPLRPLRLLALLGAQLLVWLSLLGHPGAAQASLLHVSGAPPADLGLHEGRLRPCSSPAHCARQDWPLADPAAALQQLALELETTPGVQIETRVGSPQLSYLHATAESRLFGFVDDLELALDDSRSSLQARSESRLGDSDLGVNARRLEALRLSLSPVGGG; from the coding sequence ATGAGAACCGCCCCCTTGCGCCCCCTGAGGCTTCTGGCGCTGCTCGGAGCCCAGCTGCTCGTCTGGCTGTCGCTGCTGGGCCACCCCGGCGCGGCTCAGGCTTCTCTGCTGCATGTTTCCGGTGCGCCGCCCGCGGATCTCGGTCTGCACGAGGGTCGGCTCAGGCCCTGCTCCAGCCCGGCGCACTGCGCTCGCCAGGACTGGCCCCTGGCTGATCCGGCTGCGGCTCTCCAGCAGCTGGCCCTGGAACTGGAGACCACCCCTGGAGTCCAGATCGAAACCAGGGTGGGGTCCCCCCAGCTCAGCTATCTGCATGCCACCGCCGAGAGCCGGCTGTTCGGCTTTGTCGATGATCTGGAACTGGCGCTGGATGACTCCAGGTCCAGCCTTCAGGCGCGCTCGGAATCCCGCCTGGGGGACTCCGACCTGGGTGTGAATGCCCGCCGGCTCGAGGCGCTGCGCCTGAGTCTCAGCCCCGTTGGTGGCGGCTGA
- a CDS encoding carbonic anhydrase, with translation MNNCPQAVLAELRAGHRRFLDGESLHPHSSRERMLEVESGQHPTAAVLGCADSRVPVELLFDTGFGDLFVVRNAGTLSTTAAIASLEYAVAHLGVPVIVVLGHERCGAVEAALNPALTLTPSLAQVVGQLRMELLHLGGHNDLEQASRHHTLNAARNLVDSSVLLTDLMRGGRLQVEAAFYNLHTTSIDWMGSVMPMRSEALITSP, from the coding sequence TTGAACAACTGTCCCCAGGCGGTGCTCGCCGAACTGCGAGCGGGTCACCGGCGCTTCCTCGACGGTGAATCCCTCCATCCCCACAGCAGCCGCGAACGCATGCTCGAGGTGGAGTCGGGCCAGCACCCCACCGCCGCGGTGCTGGGCTGCGCCGATTCACGGGTGCCGGTGGAACTGCTGTTCGACACGGGCTTCGGCGACCTGTTCGTGGTGCGCAACGCCGGCACCCTCTCCACCACCGCGGCGATCGCCTCGCTGGAGTACGCCGTGGCCCATCTGGGCGTGCCCGTGATCGTGGTGCTCGGCCATGAGCGCTGCGGCGCGGTGGAGGCGGCCCTGAACCCGGCGCTGACGCTCACCCCGAGCCTGGCCCAGGTGGTGGGGCAGCTGCGCATGGAACTGCTCCACCTCGGCGGCCACAACGACCTGGAGCAGGCCTCCCGCCATCACACCCTGAATGCGGCCCGCAACCTCGTCGACTCCAGCGTGCTGCTCACCGATCTGATGCGCGGCGGCCGCCTCCAGGTGGAGGCCGCTTTCTACAACCTCCATACCACCAGCATCGACTGGATGGGATCGGTGATGCCGATGCGCTCGGAGGCCCTGATCACATCCCCGTGA
- a CDS encoding mechanosensitive ion channel family protein has product MQALLPQLVLAVPWWQEPGIQKLMAALVGLVLIVLAVRLAQHYITRNLKDSDSRYYGRKLITFGGYLAAILLVSLVYRDRLVGLTVAIGVASAGIAFALQEVIGSVAGWIAISFGGFYKPGDRVQLGGIKGDVIDIGILRTTMMELGEWVDSDLYSGRVVRIANSFVFKEPVFNYSGDFPFLWDEIKVPVKHGCDHRLARTILEQAVNDLYTDELMQASRQAWQQLIRRYLLESASLEPAVSLVVTDNWLSFTVRYIVDCKRRRITKDLLYTNILDAFEASQGRIGIASTTVHLVEIPPLDVRLNDGKAPERS; this is encoded by the coding sequence GTGCAAGCGCTGTTGCCCCAGCTGGTCCTGGCTGTTCCCTGGTGGCAGGAACCAGGGATTCAGAAACTGATGGCGGCCCTGGTGGGTCTGGTGCTGATCGTCCTGGCTGTGCGCCTGGCCCAGCACTACATCACCCGCAATCTCAAGGATTCGGACAGCCGCTACTACGGCCGCAAGCTGATCACCTTCGGGGGCTATCTGGCGGCGATCCTGCTGGTGTCGCTCGTCTACCGCGACCGGCTGGTGGGGTTGACGGTGGCGATCGGTGTGGCCAGTGCCGGCATCGCCTTCGCTCTGCAGGAGGTGATCGGCAGTGTCGCCGGCTGGATTGCGATTTCCTTTGGGGGTTTCTACAAGCCAGGAGATCGTGTCCAGCTCGGCGGCATCAAGGGGGATGTCATCGACATCGGCATTCTCAGGACCACCATGATGGAGCTTGGCGAATGGGTCGACTCCGATCTCTACAGCGGTCGGGTGGTGCGAATCGCCAACAGTTTTGTCTTCAAGGAACCTGTCTTCAACTACTCCGGTGACTTCCCTTTCCTCTGGGACGAGATCAAGGTGCCGGTCAAACATGGATGTGATCATCGTCTGGCCCGGACGATTCTCGAGCAGGCGGTGAACGATCTCTATACCGACGAGTTGATGCAGGCCTCCCGCCAGGCCTGGCAGCAGTTGATCCGGCGTTATCTGCTCGAGTCCGCCAGTCTGGAGCCGGCCGTCAGTCTGGTGGTGACCGACAACTGGCTGTCCTTCACCGTGCGCTACATCGTGGATTGCAAACGCAGGCGCATCACCAAAGATCTGCTCTACACCAACATCCTGGACGCGTTCGAGGCCAGTCAGGGTCGGATCGGCATCGCTTCCACCACGGTCCATCTGGTGGAGATTCCCCCGCTCGATGTACGCCTCAACGATGGCAAGGCCCCGGAAAGAAGTTAA
- a CDS encoding Nif11-like leader peptide family RiPP precursor: protein MSKAQLSAFLIEVEADAALRQRVDSAADASAVAAIALERGHVFSAATLSRHQRG from the coding sequence ATGTCCAAAGCTCAGCTGAGTGCCTTCCTGATCGAAGTGGAAGCCGATGCCGCCCTGCGCCAGCGGGTGGACAGCGCCGCCGATGCCAGCGCCGTGGCCGCCATCGCCCTGGAGAGGGGCCATGTGTTCTCCGCGGCCACCCTCAGCCGCCACCAACGGGGCTGA
- the hisB gene encoding imidazoleglycerol-phosphate dehydratase HisB — translation MSSLPDLDHGSSGGRSGSVHRVTGETDVRVRLGLDGRGRCRVSTGVPFLDHMLHQLASHGLLDLEISAEGDTHIDDHHTNEDVGIAVGQALAQALGSRKGIHRFGHFTAPLDEALVQVVLDCSGRPHLSYGLVIPGQRIGTYDTELVREFFVAVVNNSGLTLHIRQLDGLNSHHIVEACFKAFARALRQAVEIDPRRAGEVPSSKGVLEQAGALG, via the coding sequence GTGTCCTCCCTTCCGGACCTCGATCACGGCAGCAGCGGCGGCCGCAGTGGCAGCGTCCACCGCGTGACCGGTGAAACGGACGTGCGCGTGCGCCTGGGCCTCGATGGCCGTGGCCGCTGCCGGGTGAGCACCGGTGTGCCCTTTCTCGATCACATGCTCCACCAGCTCGCCAGCCACGGCCTGCTCGACCTGGAGATCAGCGCCGAGGGTGACACCCACATCGATGACCACCACACCAACGAGGACGTGGGCATCGCCGTTGGCCAGGCCCTGGCCCAGGCCCTGGGCAGCCGCAAGGGCATCCACCGCTTCGGGCACTTCACTGCGCCCCTGGATGAGGCTCTGGTGCAGGTGGTGCTCGACTGCTCCGGCCGGCCCCATCTCAGCTACGGCCTGGTGATTCCGGGCCAGCGCATCGGCACCTACGACACCGAACTGGTGCGCGAGTTCTTCGTGGCGGTGGTGAACAACTCCGGCCTCACGCTGCACATCCGCCAGCTCGACGGCCTCAATTCCCACCACATCGTGGAGGCCTGCTTCAAGGCCTTCGCCCGGGCCCTGCGCCAGGCGGTGGAGATCGATCCGCGCCGCGCCGGCGAGGTGCCCAGCAGCAAGGGCGTGCTGGAGCAGGCGGGCGCTCTCGGCTGA
- a CDS encoding mechanosensitive ion channel family protein, with product MNPTVPGPGVAGRSWLRSRGWFWPAVLLVALLVSLPSASPGRAAAEVPAAQVEVDGASLFQVRSSKDYSAEQRADAANDLLQRAARNPRPAVLQVVERNGLPVISLDGKPLLTVTRLDAAEGLSPQDQAETWRRRLGEALEQGRLQRQPAYIQRMGLRSLALLLGAFLLQRLLGSLFRRAFPQAWPHPGADGELIPGKAGSGFLIRALLRSLQVAVWISVAGTVADLFPLSRMALQRLRDALSDSLASPFLPLGERSYSVLDVIVLITLFLALAKGLGVLQRLLRTRVLQYTGIGKGAQEGIAFVVQYALLFVGSLVLLQLWGLDLSSLTLFASVFGVALGLGLQGITKNFISGLIIIFERPIQVGDFVEIGELQGTVQKISLRSTEVVTLDRIAIIVPNAEFLESQVVNWSHGSPTSRLMLPIGVAYGSDCTAVRNALVEACKDYSGILQDPKPKVFFTGFGDSSLNFSLLVWINQPMRQYEIISDLNFRIEAVLRHRGISVPFPQRDLHLRNDSLQLSLPPELSEGLRALLADRGQPSAAPSDQDGT from the coding sequence ATGAATCCGACAGTCCCAGGCCCAGGTGTCGCGGGCCGCAGCTGGCTCCGATCGCGGGGATGGTTCTGGCCGGCCGTGCTGCTGGTGGCGCTGCTGGTGAGCCTGCCGTCGGCGTCACCCGGCCGGGCCGCGGCTGAGGTCCCTGCCGCCCAGGTGGAAGTGGACGGGGCCAGCCTGTTCCAGGTGCGGAGCTCGAAGGACTACAGCGCCGAGCAACGGGCGGACGCGGCCAATGACCTGCTCCAGAGAGCCGCCCGCAACCCCAGGCCAGCTGTGCTCCAGGTGGTGGAGCGCAATGGGCTGCCGGTGATCAGCCTCGATGGCAAGCCCCTGCTGACCGTGACCCGCCTGGACGCGGCGGAGGGCCTGAGTCCGCAGGACCAGGCGGAAACCTGGCGCCGCCGCCTGGGGGAGGCCCTGGAGCAGGGACGCCTGCAACGGCAGCCCGCCTACATCCAGCGGATGGGGCTGCGCTCGCTCGCCCTGCTGCTGGGGGCTTTCCTGTTGCAGCGCCTGCTGGGAAGTCTCTTCCGGCGGGCCTTCCCGCAGGCGTGGCCCCATCCGGGCGCCGATGGTGAGCTGATCCCAGGGAAGGCGGGCAGCGGCTTCCTGATCCGGGCCCTGCTGCGCAGTCTTCAGGTGGCGGTCTGGATCAGCGTGGCCGGCACAGTGGCCGACCTGTTTCCGCTCAGCCGGATGGCCTTGCAGCGGCTGCGTGACGCGCTCTCCGACAGCCTCGCCTCCCCCTTCCTGCCTCTGGGGGAACGCAGCTACTCGGTGCTGGATGTGATCGTGCTGATCACCCTGTTCCTGGCCCTGGCCAAGGGGCTGGGGGTGCTGCAGCGGCTGCTGCGCACCCGCGTGCTGCAGTACACGGGGATCGGTAAAGGCGCCCAGGAAGGGATCGCCTTCGTGGTGCAATACGCCCTGCTGTTCGTCGGCTCACTGGTGCTGCTTCAGCTCTGGGGGCTCGACCTGAGCTCCCTGACCCTCTTCGCCAGCGTGTTCGGTGTGGCCCTTGGCCTTGGACTGCAGGGTATCACCAAGAACTTCATCAGTGGCCTGATCATCATCTTCGAGCGCCCGATCCAGGTGGGTGATTTCGTCGAGATCGGCGAGCTTCAGGGCACGGTGCAGAAGATCAGCCTGCGCAGCACCGAAGTGGTGACCCTCGATCGAATCGCGATCATCGTGCCGAATGCCGAGTTCCTCGAATCCCAGGTGGTGAACTGGAGCCATGGCAGTCCCACGTCCCGGCTGATGCTCCCCATCGGCGTGGCCTACGGCTCGGATTGCACCGCCGTGCGCAATGCCCTGGTCGAAGCCTGCAAAGACTATTCCGGGATTCTCCAGGACCCGAAACCGAAGGTGTTCTTCACCGGCTTCGGCGACAGCTCCCTGAACTTCAGTCTGCTGGTGTGGATCAACCAACCCATGCGTCAGTACGAGATCATCAGCGATCTCAATTTCCGCATCGAGGCCGTTCTGCGTCACCGCGGGATTTCAGTCCCCTTCCCCCAGCGGGATCTGCATCTGCGCAACGACAGCCTGCAGCTGTCCCTGCCCCCCGAACTGAGCGAGGGGCTCAGAGCCCTGCTGGCGGATCGTGGCCAGCCCTCCGCCGCACCGTCCGATCAGGACGGGACGTAG
- a CDS encoding mechanosensitive ion channel family protein, whose product MTRSESSIAMVAMAMGRGCRHVGMVRVSGVGFRRFWPGSVRPQRLLALLLVQFVLLVLLVPGLPGLASAPMASPLKVLPAESMPEHCSSTPEWVQLDGRKVLEIRSAPGAQQRTALASRGSRALQLWASNLSYRPEQIVVRDDPPYSLIGIQRDGSFTASLAVDDRGAACFGLKRQQLAERYRDSLRQALADYRRSHTAGAWARGTALALLVLGFYVLWVRLQRRLHNRLRTWIGAQEAGLFAEVQQRSGHLLDPVQLRASLQLLLQVLHWALLLLISYLLIPLLLGFFPPTQGIAEGLRGQILALVGRLLAAIVATIPNLVSILVILVIAVLVNRCSHAWFQAIDRGRIRIPGFYQEWALPTARLATILIILASVVLAYPYIPGSSSKAFQGAGLLLGVLAALGSSAIATNIISGLMLIYTRAFREGDRVEINGTIGVVQDRALLVTRLQTPRNELVSIPNATVIAASILNYSFSRREIARPVALATTITIGYDVPWRRVHELMLAAAHSVEGITDELRPYVIQTSLNDFHISYELNAFVRDVSTYRQTLSDLLAALQDQFALAQVEILSPGYHAIRSGRASTVPPPYVPS is encoded by the coding sequence ATGACGCGCTCAGAATCATCGATTGCGATGGTGGCGATGGCCATGGGGCGAGGGTGTCGTCATGTCGGTATGGTCAGGGTGAGCGGTGTGGGCTTCCGGCGTTTCTGGCCTGGATCCGTCCGGCCGCAACGGCTGCTGGCGCTGCTGCTCGTGCAGTTCGTGCTGCTCGTGCTGCTCGTGCCGGGGCTGCCAGGGCTGGCCAGCGCGCCCATGGCCAGCCCACTGAAGGTGCTTCCTGCCGAAAGCATGCCTGAACACTGCTCCAGCACCCCGGAGTGGGTTCAGCTCGATGGCAGGAAGGTGCTGGAGATCCGCTCGGCTCCAGGCGCTCAGCAACGGACGGCGCTGGCCAGCCGCGGCAGCCGGGCGCTGCAGCTGTGGGCCTCCAACCTCAGCTACCGCCCTGAGCAGATCGTTGTCCGCGACGATCCCCCCTACAGCCTGATCGGCATCCAGCGGGACGGATCCTTCACGGCCAGTCTGGCGGTGGACGATCGCGGAGCGGCCTGCTTCGGGCTCAAACGCCAGCAGCTGGCTGAGCGTTACCGCGACAGCCTGCGTCAGGCGCTGGCGGACTACCGCCGCAGTCACACCGCAGGAGCCTGGGCAAGGGGCACGGCGCTGGCCCTGCTGGTGCTTGGGTTCTATGTGTTGTGGGTGCGTCTTCAGCGGCGTCTCCACAACAGACTGCGCACCTGGATCGGGGCCCAGGAAGCCGGGTTGTTCGCGGAGGTCCAGCAACGCAGCGGACACTTGCTGGATCCCGTTCAGCTGCGTGCGTCGCTGCAGCTGCTGCTTCAGGTGCTGCACTGGGCCCTGCTGCTGCTGATCAGCTATCTGCTGATTCCGCTGCTGCTGGGGTTCTTCCCGCCCACGCAGGGGATCGCCGAAGGCTTGCGCGGTCAGATCCTGGCGCTGGTGGGCCGTCTGCTGGCCGCGATCGTGGCCACGATCCCGAATCTGGTCTCGATTCTTGTGATCCTGGTGATCGCGGTGCTGGTCAATCGCTGCAGCCATGCCTGGTTTCAGGCCATCGATCGCGGCCGCATCCGCATACCCGGCTTCTATCAGGAGTGGGCCCTGCCCACGGCGCGGCTGGCCACGATCCTGATCATTCTGGCCAGTGTGGTGCTGGCCTATCCCTACATCCCCGGCTCCAGCAGCAAGGCCTTCCAGGGGGCCGGCCTGTTGCTGGGTGTGCTGGCGGCTCTGGGATCAAGCGCCATCGCCACCAACATCATCAGCGGACTGATGCTGATCTACACCCGTGCCTTCCGCGAAGGCGACCGTGTCGAGATCAACGGCACCATTGGCGTGGTGCAGGACCGTGCCCTTCTGGTGACACGCCTTCAGACCCCGCGGAACGAACTCGTGAGCATTCCCAATGCCACCGTGATTGCGGCGTCGATCCTCAACTACAGCTTCTCCCGCCGTGAGATCGCCAGACCCGTGGCCCTGGCCACCACGATCACCATCGGTTACGACGTGCCCTGGCGCCGGGTGCATGAGCTGATGCTGGCAGCGGCCCACAGCGTTGAGGGGATCACCGATGAGCTCAGGCCCTACGTGATCCAGACCTCCCTCAACGACTTCCACATCAGCTACGAGCTCAATGCATTCGTCCGGGATGTGAGCACCTATCGCCAGACTCTCTCGGACCTGTTGGCGGCTCTCCAGGATCAGTTCGCGCTGGCCCAGGTGGAGATTCTCTCGCCCGGATATCACGCCATTCGCAGTGGCCGCGCCAGCACGGTGCCACCTCCCTACGTCCCGTCCTGA
- a CDS encoding carotenoid oxygenase family protein, producing the protein MTIAPSRPEPGKAAAASLPGYDRADWASAFRNVGTELTSVPLAASSGSIPPELNGSLYRNGPGRLERGGHWVHHPFDGDGMITAVRFEGGEALLSNRFVRTEGWLAEEKAGKVLYRGVFGSQKPGGPLANAFDLRLKNIANTHVVRLGEKLLALWEASSPHSLDPTSLETEGVELLGGALAEGEAFSAHPRFDPGHHGQERMVTFGVKAGPRSTIRLMEFDASPGATAGQLVADQKRSFNGFAFLHDFAITANWAVFLQNAMSFNPLGFVLGWKGAAQCLDSKPGESGQFWLIPRSGEGEPLQVSAPEGFVFHHLNAFEDPSAGAAGQVVVDSIFYDDFPSIGPGVDFRAVDFDTLPVGQLKRCRIDLASGEVSTELLEESCCEFAMVNPRRVGLEARYAWMAVTEQERGNAPLQAIEKLDLSSGERCVWSAAPRGFVSEPVMVPRPRQGTEADQPAEDDGWILCVVWNGARCASDLVILNAADLSEQAVLPMPLALPHGLHGSWAAAAA; encoded by the coding sequence ATGACCATCGCCCCCAGTCGACCCGAACCCGGCAAGGCCGCAGCGGCCTCCCTGCCCGGCTACGACCGCGCCGACTGGGCCAGTGCCTTCCGCAATGTGGGCACGGAACTCACCTCCGTGCCCCTGGCCGCCTCCAGCGGCAGCATCCCGCCGGAGCTCAACGGCAGCCTCTACCGCAACGGTCCTGGGCGCCTGGAGCGCGGCGGCCACTGGGTGCATCACCCCTTTGATGGCGACGGCATGATCACCGCCGTGCGCTTCGAGGGCGGCGAGGCCCTGCTGAGCAACCGTTTCGTGCGCACGGAGGGCTGGCTGGCGGAGGAGAAGGCCGGCAAGGTCCTCTACCGCGGCGTCTTTGGCAGCCAGAAGCCCGGCGGGCCTTTGGCCAATGCCTTCGACCTGCGGCTCAAGAACATCGCCAACACCCACGTGGTGCGGCTGGGCGAGAAGCTGCTGGCCCTCTGGGAGGCCAGCTCGCCCCACAGCCTCGATCCCACCAGCCTAGAAACCGAAGGTGTCGAACTCCTCGGCGGTGCACTTGCCGAGGGTGAGGCCTTCAGCGCCCACCCGCGCTTCGATCCCGGCCACCACGGCCAGGAACGCATGGTGACCTTCGGCGTCAAGGCCGGCCCGCGCAGCACCATCCGCCTGATGGAGTTCGATGCCAGCCCCGGGGCCACCGCGGGCCAGCTGGTGGCCGATCAGAAGCGCAGTTTCAATGGCTTCGCCTTCCTCCACGATTTCGCCATCACCGCGAACTGGGCGGTGTTTCTGCAGAACGCCATGAGCTTCAATCCGCTGGGTTTCGTGCTCGGCTGGAAAGGGGCGGCCCAGTGCCTGGACTCCAAGCCGGGCGAGAGCGGTCAGTTCTGGTTGATCCCCCGCTCCGGCGAGGGCGAGCCACTGCAGGTGAGCGCCCCTGAGGGCTTCGTGTTCCACCACCTCAATGCCTTCGAGGATCCCTCAGCCGGTGCGGCCGGCCAGGTGGTGGTGGATTCGATCTTCTACGACGATTTCCCCTCGATCGGTCCTGGCGTTGATTTCCGCGCCGTCGATTTCGACACCCTGCCGGTCGGCCAGCTCAAGCGCTGCCGCATCGACCTGGCCAGCGGTGAGGTGAGCACGGAACTGCTGGAGGAGAGCTGCTGCGAGTTCGCCATGGTCAACCCCCGGCGGGTGGGTCTTGAGGCCCGCTACGCCTGGATGGCCGTCACCGAGCAGGAGCGGGGCAATGCTCCCCTGCAGGCCATCGAGAAGCTGGATCTGAGCAGCGGCGAGCGCTGTGTCTGGAGCGCCGCTCCCCGCGGATTCGTGAGCGAGCCCGTGATGGTGCCGCGCCCCCGGCAGGGGACGGAAGCCGATCAACCCGCCGAGGACGACGGCTGGATCCTCTGCGTGGTCTGGAACGGGGCGCGCTGCGCCAGCGACCTGGTGATCCTCAACGCCGCCGACCTCTCGGAGCAGGCGGTTCTGCCCATGCCGCTGGCCCTGCCCCACGGCCTGCACGGCAGCTGGGCGGCCGCCGCAGCATGA
- a CDS encoding mechanosensitive ion channel family protein, whose protein sequence is MTPPLVRSGGQARRLRSAVLVALALGVSLVLGLVSPLPLHAQKESSPAAEKEHCIESPPFITLDGRKVLEIRSTIGAQDPEEFARRATEQLARLAESPSFQPERLMIEDAPPYTFLLRPRADGGTERFLAVDDRVAACFDISRQELAETYRSRLVSAVTAYRRSRTPIAWIKGTALALLVLVIYLFWIRTQSKLNRWATRWIDLDQNRALQGLRVGSNQLLESVQIRQILQLVRRVIHWSLLLLISYLLVPLLLGLFPPTQGIADGLRQQILGVIRSAFDVAVGALPNLVSILLIAAVTVMAIRASNAWFSALERGRVRIPGFYQEWALPTARLATIFIALIGVVLAYPYIPGSGSKAFQGAGLFVGALAALGSSAIATNIISGLMLIYTRAFRLGDRVDINGTVGVVQERALLVTRVRTPRNELVSIPNAMVIGASVVNFSFSRREIQQPVAIATTITIGYDVPWRRVHELMLAAAKSVKGISDELEPYVIQTSLNDFHISYELNAFVIGADTYRETLSDVLAALQDHFAAAGVEILSPGYHAIRNGNASTVPKV, encoded by the coding sequence GTGACGCCTCCCCTGGTGCGATCAGGTGGCCAGGCCCGCCGATTGCGCTCCGCTGTTCTGGTGGCGCTGGCCCTGGGGGTGTCCCTGGTGCTGGGGCTGGTCTCGCCACTGCCGCTTCACGCCCAGAAGGAGTCGAGCCCGGCCGCCGAGAAGGAACACTGCATCGAGTCTCCCCCATTCATCACCCTTGATGGCCGAAAGGTGCTGGAGATCCGCTCGACCATTGGAGCCCAGGACCCGGAGGAGTTCGCCCGGCGGGCGACGGAGCAGCTGGCTCGCCTGGCTGAGAGCCCGTCGTTCCAGCCCGAGCGCCTCATGATCGAGGATGCACCGCCGTACACCTTCCTCCTGCGCCCCCGCGCCGACGGCGGCACGGAGCGGTTCCTGGCCGTCGATGACCGCGTGGCGGCCTGCTTCGATATCAGCCGCCAGGAGCTGGCCGAGACGTACCGCAGCCGTCTGGTCAGCGCCGTCACCGCCTACAGGCGCAGCCGCACGCCGATCGCCTGGATCAAGGGAACGGCCCTGGCCCTGCTGGTGCTCGTCATCTACCTGTTCTGGATCCGCACCCAGTCGAAGCTGAACCGCTGGGCAACCCGATGGATCGACCTTGATCAGAACCGTGCGCTTCAGGGCCTGCGCGTCGGCTCCAATCAGCTGCTCGAATCCGTCCAGATCCGCCAGATCCTGCAGCTGGTCCGCCGGGTCATCCACTGGTCGCTGCTGCTCCTGATCAGCTACCTGCTGGTTCCCTTGCTGCTGGGGTTGTTCCCGCCCACCCAGGGGATTGCCGATGGCCTGCGTCAGCAGATTCTGGGGGTGATCCGCAGCGCCTTTGACGTGGCGGTCGGGGCGCTTCCGAACCTGGTCTCGATCCTGCTGATCGCGGCGGTCACGGTGATGGCGATCCGCGCCAGCAACGCCTGGTTCTCAGCCCTCGAGCGGGGCCGGGTGCGCATTCCGGGGTTCTACCAGGAATGGGCCCTGCCCACGGCCCGTCTGGCCACGATCTTCATTGCCCTGATCGGGGTGGTGCTGGCCTACCCCTACATCCCTGGATCCGGCAGCAAGGCCTTCCAGGGGGCCGGCCTGTTCGTGGGTGCGCTGGCAGCCCTCGGCTCCAGCGCCATCGCCACCAACATCATCAGCGGGCTGATGCTGATCTACACCCGTGCGTTCCGCCTGGGCGACCGGGTGGACATCAACGGCACGGTGGGGGTGGTGCAGGAACGGGCGTTGCTCGTGACCCGGGTCCGCACGCCAAGAAATGAGCTGGTGAGCATTCCCAACGCCATGGTGATCGGCGCCTCGGTGGTGAATTTCAGTTTCTCGCGGCGTGAGATCCAGCAGCCCGTCGCGATCGCCACCACGATCACCATCGGCTACGACGTTCCCTGGCGCCGTGTGCACGAACTGATGCTGGCGGCGGCCAAGAGTGTCAAGGGAATCAGTGATGAGCTGGAGCCTTACGTGATTCAGACCTCCCTGAATGATTTCCATATCAGCTATGAGCTCAATGCCTTCGTGATCGGAGCGGACACCTACCGCGAAACCCTCTCTGACGTGCTGGCGGCGCTGCAGGACCATTTCGCGGCCGCCGGGGTGGAGATCCTCTCGCCGGGCTACCACGCCATTCGCAACGGCAATGCCAGCACCGTTCCCAAAGTCTGA